The Candidatus Poribacteria bacterium genome includes the window CGTGATGGACTTCTCATTGTTTTCCTGAATCTCTTTCCAGCGGATTCGCTCGACTTCCTCGGAATAGGCTTCAGGTCCCTCTCCGCGGTCGGCTTCTTGTGAGTGGTAACTTTTCCCTGTGCCCCACCATGTGGTGTCCCGATGCCACCCAAGTCTATTCTCTTTCTTACGGGGATTACACCAGAGGAGGATGTTCGTCATTACGAGGTCTTCAGGCTTCGCGCCCGTCCACGATTCGACGAAACCCGTGAAATCAGGGGATCCGTAAAACTCAGCGAAAACCGATTCATTGAAAGCCGGATGAATTAAGCCTCGAATTGCCCAAGGTTCATTCTCACCTGCCCGATGGACGTATCCCTTTGAGCAGTCGATGACATCGTAGACGTTCTCTGGCGCGCACGCTTGCGTAACCCGACGACCTGCTTCTCGTAGGATTGGAATCCACGGGTTGCCAACAAAATCGTCGATAATGACGAAACCGTGTTCCCGCAAATGTGCTAACCTTTCAGGGGTCGGTCCAGGTGCTGAGAGTTCAGGTTTAAAATCAGCAAAAGCCGGAGCGCGATAAACCTCCGTCGATGCTTGATTGTTATCCATTGTGATGCCTCCTTTGCGCTTTCTGGAACTTGTGTCGAAACTTGAGGTTATACTTTCACATATCTTTACAAATTTGTCAAGAATTACGATAAGGCGCGTCGCATTTGGGCGAGTCCGCCGCAAAATCGCACGACTGCAAACCGATCTGTTTGTAGTAGGGCAATTCATTGCCCGTTAGCGAATCCCGCAAATCCTAAAATCTTGTAAATCCTGATTCAGACAATCCCTTGCTAAGTGCCACTGGCTGACTGCTGATAGCCACCTAATGCATCTCAATCGAAAGAACGTAACTCAAGATGGTTACCAAAATCCATGTTGCAACCAGCACCACGCCAAAGGGACGTTTCAACTGGTCGCCTGATACAAAAATACCGCACCGGAAGACGATGAGAATGAACAACATTGCAGGGAATAGGAACTGGAAAAATTGACCGTCTGCCTGTAGACCCCCTTGCGTTGCAGAGGCAGAGACACCCGCCACAAAAAGCACATTGAGAATATCCGCGCCGATGATGTTACCGACTGCTAATTCACCATGTCCACGTCTGACCGCTGTTATTGCCGTTACCAGTTCTGGGAGCGATGTTCCGAACGCAACCAGCGTCGCCGAGATAATATGCTTCGGCACGCCAATCCTTTCCGCCATGATGCTTACGCTGGGGATTAAGATTTGAGCAGAAATAACAATAATAGCAATTGACCCGATGAGTTTAATAAGTGTTCTGAAGGATCCAGCCTCCTCCGCCTCTGCCACTTCTCCGTTCTCAGGGTTCGCGCCTACTGCGGCTGCCCATCGGATGGATTGCCAGATGTACAGTGCCAGAAGGACAACAAAAATAACACCTACAAGTTGTGGCAGTGTCCCGCCTTGTGTGAAAACTTTTGCTGGAGATGTCCACGGAAAACAACCGACGACCAGAAGGATACCGGCACCTACCTGCACGTTTGAGAGGCGTGAAGCCAACTCGCGGTTGAGGGGTAAGGGAGCAATCAAGGATGCCAATCCCAAAATAAGCCCCGTATCACAAATAATTGAACCGACGGCGTTGCCGAGTGCAAGCCCGGGTTTCCCTTGTATTGCCGATAGTACAGAGACCGCCGCCTCTGGTGTTGTCGTACCGATGCTCACAATCGTGGCACCGATGACCGCTTTTCCCAGACCCCATCGGGTTGAGAGAATTACGGCTTCATCCACAAGCCAATCCGCACCTTTGCCGAGTGTATAAAGCGTCACCGCAATTATCGCAAAAAGAGCCAGGTTGGGTAAACCACTAATAAGATCTGTAATCCACTGTTCCATTAACTGCCCCTTTCAAAGAGATATAGCATGTTTGTTTTTTGAGAATAGAATAGCATATACCCTTGCTATAGTCAAGTTTTATGGTAAAATATACAATTACCGCTACACTTGAGGAGGCGAGGTTAGGATACCTCGCCAGTGGTGTGATAGGTTTTCGCTTCTGTTGAAAGGTGTCACATATCTTGCTGAATTAAACATTGAAGTTAGGGTTATATACGGTGAGGATGTGCGCTATAACTGTGCGCGCTGCGAGGGTCCAAATATAAAACGCAATAAGTATTTTTGGACACACGAAAAGTGCCGTGGACCTTGATAAATAAA containing:
- a CDS encoding sodium:calcium antiporter, translated to MEQWITDLISGLPNLALFAIIAVTLYTLGKGADWLVDEAVILSTRWGLGKAVIGATIVSIGTTTPEAAVSVLSAIQGKPGLALGNAVGSIICDTGLILGLASLIAPLPLNRELASRLSNVQVGAGILLVVGCFPWTSPAKVFTQGGTLPQLVGVIFVVLLALYIWQSIRWAAAVGANPENGEVAEAEEAGSFRTLIKLIGSIAIIVISAQILIPSVSIMAERIGVPKHIISATLVAFGTSLPELVTAITAVRRGHGELAVGNIIGADILNVLFVAGVSASATQGGLQADGQFFQFLFPAMLFILIVFRCGIFVSGDQLKRPFGVVLVATWILVTILSYVLSIEMH